In Solobacterium moorei, a single genomic region encodes these proteins:
- a CDS encoding DUF349 domain-containing protein: protein MNWKTLEGFDEKLAKVSFKAHKTFDGKVVEVLYGAKDENGNFVLPKEDQNDGHGRWFGIETNGEYRMFSWRKPAYLGGGVEYGTSHNDTALEDMENDLRKKQELCRQAENISTVEEFEEVRKQFEAIENWNTPKDEEYAIWFGKTLEKFNARSERQSLNAEEKKKLIEKAASLADSTNWKETQAEFRNLQDEWETLGNAGVEDDSLWKQFKGYRNQFNDKRRNYFDNLTQVHAENEGKKLDLIKQAKELAKKTDNFRETSEKMNGLMDAWKAIGSAGRGKDDELWNEFNASRQGFYDERTAFFTERDEKQKESIRIKNALIEEAKTIAAEKDYGREKTDRMKALDKEWRAAGYSGSEQNDALWETFTQAKEVFWNGKREDSQKRLQEAFDYKKSQLPIVREEINRLQEQEYETSDYERIRGIQRQVEEKKAFLEKLKNDIEDIEKKLNA, encoded by the coding sequence ATGAATTGGAAAACGTTAGAAGGATTTGATGAGAAATTAGCAAAGGTCAGCTTTAAAGCACACAAGACTTTTGATGGTAAGGTTGTGGAAGTCCTATACGGTGCCAAGGACGAAAATGGCAATTTTGTATTACCAAAAGAGGATCAAAACGATGGTCATGGTAGATGGTTTGGTATTGAGACAAATGGGGAATACAGAATGTTCTCTTGGCGCAAGCCAGCATATTTAGGAGGTGGCGTAGAATACGGTACTTCTCATAATGATACTGCACTTGAAGATATGGAAAATGATCTTCGTAAGAAGCAGGAATTATGTCGTCAAGCAGAGAATATTTCTACTGTAGAAGAGTTTGAAGAAGTTCGTAAGCAATTCGAAGCAATCGAAAACTGGAATACTCCAAAGGATGAGGAGTATGCTATCTGGTTTGGTAAGACGTTAGAAAAGTTCAACGCTAGAAGCGAGCGTCAAAGTCTAAATGCAGAAGAGAAGAAAAAGTTAATTGAAAAGGCTGCTAGTTTAGCAGATTCCACAAACTGGAAGGAAACACAAGCAGAATTTAGAAATCTACAGGATGAATGGGAAACACTTGGCAATGCAGGTGTGGAAGATGATTCCTTATGGAAACAGTTTAAGGGCTATCGTAACCAATTCAATGATAAACGTCGCAACTATTTTGATAATCTAACCCAAGTACATGCCGAAAATGAAGGGAAGAAACTTGATTTAATCAAGCAGGCAAAGGAACTTGCAAAGAAGACTGACAACTTCCGTGAAACATCTGAGAAGATGAACGGCCTCATGGACGCATGGAAGGCAATCGGTAGTGCAGGTCGTGGTAAGGATGATGAACTTTGGAATGAGTTTAACGCATCACGTCAGGGCTTCTATGATGAAAGAACAGCGTTCTTTACAGAGCGTGATGAAAAGCAGAAGGAAAGTATCCGTATCAAGAATGCCTTAATCGAAGAAGCGAAGACAATCGCTGCTGAAAAGGATTATGGTCGTGAGAAGACTGATCGTATGAAGGCACTTGATAAGGAGTGGCGTGCTGCTGGATATTCTGGAAGTGAACAGAATGATGCATTGTGGGAAACATTCACACAGGCAAAAGAAGTATTCTGGAATGGTAAGCGTGAAGATAGTCAAAAGCGTCTTCAGGAAGCCTTTGACTACAAGAAATCACAACTTCCAATTGTAAGAGAAGAAATCAATAGACTTCAAGAACAGGAATATGAAACAAGTGACTATGAACGAATTCGCGGTATTCAGCGTCAGGTTGAAGAAAAGAAGGCTTTCTTAGAGAAGTTAAAGAACGATATCGAAGATATTGAAAAGAAATTAAATGCATAA